A genomic segment from Cervus elaphus chromosome 14, mCerEla1.1, whole genome shotgun sequence encodes:
- the ELF3 gene encoding ETS-related transcription factor Elf-3 isoform X1, whose amino-acid sequence MAATCEISNVFSNYFSTMYSSDDPTLVSVPPAPAFGADDLVLALGSPQMALEGTEKASWLGEQPQLWSKAQVLDWVSYQAEKHKYDPSAIDLSRCELDGAALCRCAPEELRLLFGPLGDQLYSQLWDLTSSFPDELSWIMELLEKDSLALQEPLGEQGPFDQGSPFTQEMLEDCRQASPPYTGGFGAGAPSPGSSDASTAGTGASQSPHASDSGGSDVDLDAPDSKLFPRDGFPDYKKGDLKHGKRKRGRPRKLSKESRECLEGKKSKHAPRGTHLWEFIRDILIHPELNEGLMKWENRQEGVFKFLRSEAVAQLWGQKKKNSSMTYEKLSRAMRYYYKREILERVDGRRLVYKFGRNSSGWKEEEVVGHRN is encoded by the exons ATGGCTGCGACCTGTGAGATCAGCAACGTTTTCAGCAACTACTTCAGCACCATGTACAGCTCAGACGACCCCACTCTTgtctctgtgccccctgcacccGCCTTTGGGGCTGATGACCTGGTGCTGGCCCTGGGCAGCCCGCAGATGGCCCTGGAGGGCACAG AGAAGGCCAGCTGGCTGGGGGAGCAGCCCCAGCTGTGGTCCAAGGCGCAGGTCCTGGACTGGGTCAGCTACCAGGCGGAGAAACACAAGTATGACCCCAGCGCCATCGACCTCTCGCGCTGCGAGCTGGACGGGGCGGCGCTGTGCCGCTGTGCACCCGAGGAGCTGCGCCTGCTCTTCGGGCCCCTGGGGGACCAGCTCTACTCGCAGCTGTGGGACCTCA CTTCCAGCTTCCCCGACGAGCTCAGCTGGATCAtggagctcctggagaaggacagccTGGCTCTCCAGGAGCCCCTCGGGGAGCAAGGCCCCTTTG accagggaagccccttcacccAGGAGATGCTCGAGGACTGCAGGCAGGCCAGCCCCCCCTACACAGGCGGCTTCGGCGCGGGGGCGCCCTCCCCAGGCAGCTCCGACGCCTCCACCGCAG GGACTGGCGCGTCTCAGAGCCCCCACGCCTCAGACTCCGGTGGAAGTGACGTGGACTTGGATGCCCCAGACAGCAAACTCTTTCCCAGGG ATGGCTTTCCTGACTACAAGAAGGGGGATCTTAAGCACGGGAAGCGGAAGAGGGGCCGGCCCCGAAAGCTGAGCAAAGAGTCCCGGGAGTGTCTGGAAGGCAAGAAGAGCAAGCACG CCCCTAGAGGCACCCACCTGTGGGAATTCATCCGTGACATCCTCATCCACCCGGAGCTCAACGAGGGCCTCATGAAGTGGGAGAACCGGCAAGAGGGCGTATTTAAGTTCCTGCGCTCAGAGGCTGTGGCCCAGCTGTGGGgccagaagaagaagaacagcAGCATGACCTACGAGAAGCTGAGCAGGGCCATGAG GTACTACTACAAGCGGGAGATTCTCGAGCGGGTGGACGGCCGGAGGCTTGTCTACAAGTTCGGCAGGAACTCCAGCggctggaaggaggaggaggtggtgggacACAGGAACTGA
- the ELF3 gene encoding ETS-related transcription factor Elf-3 isoform X2: MAATCEISNVFSNYFSTMYSSDDPTLVSVPPAPAFGADDLVLALGSPQMALEGTASSFPDELSWIMELLEKDSLALQEPLGEQGPFDQGSPFTQEMLEDCRQASPPYTGGFGAGAPSPGSSDASTAGTGASQSPHASDSGGSDVDLDAPDSKLFPRDGFPDYKKGDLKHGKRKRGRPRKLSKESRECLEGKKSKHAPRGTHLWEFIRDILIHPELNEGLMKWENRQEGVFKFLRSEAVAQLWGQKKKNSSMTYEKLSRAMRYYYKREILERVDGRRLVYKFGRNSSGWKEEEVVGHRN, from the exons ATGGCTGCGACCTGTGAGATCAGCAACGTTTTCAGCAACTACTTCAGCACCATGTACAGCTCAGACGACCCCACTCTTgtctctgtgccccctgcacccGCCTTTGGGGCTGATGACCTGGTGCTGGCCCTGGGCAGCCCGCAGATGGCCCTGGAGGGCACAG CTTCCAGCTTCCCCGACGAGCTCAGCTGGATCAtggagctcctggagaaggacagccTGGCTCTCCAGGAGCCCCTCGGGGAGCAAGGCCCCTTTG accagggaagccccttcacccAGGAGATGCTCGAGGACTGCAGGCAGGCCAGCCCCCCCTACACAGGCGGCTTCGGCGCGGGGGCGCCCTCCCCAGGCAGCTCCGACGCCTCCACCGCAG GGACTGGCGCGTCTCAGAGCCCCCACGCCTCAGACTCCGGTGGAAGTGACGTGGACTTGGATGCCCCAGACAGCAAACTCTTTCCCAGGG ATGGCTTTCCTGACTACAAGAAGGGGGATCTTAAGCACGGGAAGCGGAAGAGGGGCCGGCCCCGAAAGCTGAGCAAAGAGTCCCGGGAGTGTCTGGAAGGCAAGAAGAGCAAGCACG CCCCTAGAGGCACCCACCTGTGGGAATTCATCCGTGACATCCTCATCCACCCGGAGCTCAACGAGGGCCTCATGAAGTGGGAGAACCGGCAAGAGGGCGTATTTAAGTTCCTGCGCTCAGAGGCTGTGGCCCAGCTGTGGGgccagaagaagaagaacagcAGCATGACCTACGAGAAGCTGAGCAGGGCCATGAG GTACTACTACAAGCGGGAGATTCTCGAGCGGGTGGACGGCCGGAGGCTTGTCTACAAGTTCGGCAGGAACTCCAGCggctggaaggaggaggaggtggtgggacACAGGAACTGA
- the LOC122707648 gene encoding aminopeptidase B isoform X2, giving the protein MAGSQPGAGRRALRAAQAEDVASASSFHTFELLHLHLDLRAEFGPPGPGPGSRGLSGSAVLDLRCRAPGGAAELRLDSHPCVDVTAAALRRGLPEPGRPEPEPEPVPVCTQPFSHYGQALCVRFPQPCAAGERLQVRITYRVGEGPGVCWLAPEQTAGKKKPFVYTQGQAVLNRAFFPCFDTPAVKCRYSALLEVPDGFTAVMSADAWEERGPNKFFFRMSQPIPSYLIALAIGDLVSAEVGPRSRVWAEPCLINAAKEEYNGVIEEFLATGEKLFGPYVWGRYDVLFMPPSFPFGGMENPCLTFVTPCLLAGDRSLADVIIHEIAHSWFGNLVTNANWGEFWLNEGFTMYAQRRISSVLFGPAYTCLEAATGRALLRQHMDITGEDHPLNKLRVRIEPGVDPDDTYNETPYEKGFCFISYLAHLVGDQDQFDDFLKAYVDEFKFQSILADDFLDFFLDYFPELKKKRVDSIPGFEFDRWLDTPGWPPYLPDLSPGDSLMRPAEELAQLWTAQELDPRAIDAVPTSAWKTYQLVYFLDKILQKSPLPPGNVKKLGEMYPKISNAQNAELRLRWGQIVLKNDHQEDFWKVKEFLHSQGKQKYTLPLYHAMMAGSAAAQTLAKETFAATAPQLHSNVVHYVQQIVEPLGR; this is encoded by the exons ATGGCGGGTAGCCAGCCTGGAGCCGGCAGGCGGGCGCTGCGCGCGGCGCAGGCCGAGGACGTGGCGTCGGCCTCCAGCTTCCACACCTTCGAGCTTCTGCACCTGCACCTGGACTTGCGGGCCGAGTTCGGGCCGCCGGGGCCGGGCCCGGGCAGCCGCGGGCTGAGCGGCTCGGCGGTGCTGGACTTGCGCTGCCGGGCGCCCGGCGGCGCCGCGGAGCTGCGGCTGGACTCGCACCCGTGCGTGGACGTGACGGCGGCGGCCCTGCGGCGAGGGCTGCCGGAGCCGGGGCGGCCGGAGCCGGAGCCCGAGCCGGTGCCGGTGTGCACGCAGCCCTTCTCGCACTACGGCCAGGCCCTGTGCGTACGCTTCCCTCAGCCCTGCGCCGCCGGCGAGCGCCTGCAGGTGCGGATCACCTACCGCGTCGGCGAGGGACCCGGG GTGTGCTGGCTGGCTCCCGAGCAGACGGCGGGGAAGAAGAAGCCCTTCGTCTACACCCAGGGCCAGGCCGTCCTGAACCGAGCCTTCTTCCCGTGCTTTGACACCCCCGCTGTGAAGTGCAGATACTCCGCTCTCCTCGAG GTTCCAGATGGCTTCACCGCTGTGATGAGTGCTGACGCCTGGGAGGAGCGCGGCCCCAATAAGTTCTTCTTCCGGATGAGTCAGCCCATCCCCTCCTACCTGATAGCCTTGGCCATCGGAGATCTGGTTTCGGCTGAAGTTGGACCCAG GAGCCGGGTGTGGGCTGAGCCCTGCCTCATCAACGCTGCCAAGGAGGAGTACAACGGGGTCATAGAGGAGTTTTTGGCaacgggagaaaagctcttcggaCCCTACGTGTGGGGAAG GTACGACGTGCTCTTCATGCCCCCATCCTTCCCGTTCGGGGGGATGGAGAACCCCTGCCTGACCTTCGTCACGCCCTGCCTTCTGGCCGGAGACCGCTCCCTGGCCGACGTCATCATCCACGAGATCGCCCACAGCTGGTTTGGGAACCTGGTGACCAACGCCAACTGGGGGGAGTTCTGGCTGAACGAAGGCTTCACCATGTACGCCCAGAGGAGGATCTCCTCCGTTCTGTTCG GGCCCGCCTACACCTGCTTGGAAGCCGCCACCGGGCGGGCACTGCTGCGGCAGCACATGGACATCACGGGCGAGGACCACCCTCTGAACAAGCTGCGCGTGCGGATCGAGCCCG GGGTCGACCCGGATGACACCTACAACGAGACCCCCTACGAGAAAGGCTTCTGCTTTATCTCCTACCTGGCCCACCTGGTGGGTGACCAGGACCAGTTTGATGACTTCCTCAAG GCCTACGTGGACGAGTTCAAGTTCCAAAGCATCTTAGCTGACGACTTCCTGGACTTCTTCCTGGACTATTTCCCTGAGCTGAAGAAAAAGAGGGTGGATTCCATCCCGG GATTCGAGTTTGATCGCTGGCTGGACACCCCGGGCTGGCCGCCTTACCTCCCGGACCTCTCTCCCGGGGACTCGCTCATGAGGCCGGCAGAGGAGCTGGCCCAGCTGTGGACGGCCCAGGAGCTGGACCCGAGGGCCATCGACGCCGTGCCCACCTCTGCCTGGAAGACCTACCAGCTGGTGTACTTCCTGGATAAGATCCTGCAGAAGTCCCCGCTCCCTCCTG ggaacGTGAAGAAACTTGGAGAGATGTACCCAAAGATTTCAAACGCCCAGAACGCGGAGCTGCGGCTGCGATGGGGCCAGATTGTCCTCAAGAACGACCACCAGGAGGACTTCTGGAAAGTGAAGGAATTCCTGCACAGCCAG GGGAAGCAGAAGTATACGCTCCCGCTGTACCACGCCATGATGGCGGGCAGTGCGGCCGCCCAGACCCTCGCCAAGGAGACCTTTGCAGCCACGGCTCCCCAGCTGCACAGCAACGTGGTCCACTACGTCCAGCAGATCGTGGAGCCCCTGGGCAGGTAG
- the LOC122707648 gene encoding aminopeptidase B isoform X1 has protein sequence MAGSQPGAGRRALRAAQAEDVASASSFHTFELLHLHLDLRAEFGPPGPGPGSRGLSGSAVLDLRCRAPGGAAELRLDSHPCVDVTAAALRRGLPEPGRPEPEPEPVPVCTQPFSHYGQALCVRFPQPCAAGERLQVRITYRVGEGPGVCWLAPEQTAGKKKPFVYTQGQAVLNRAFFPCFDTPAVKCRYSALLEVPDGFTAVMSADAWEERGPNKFFFRMSQPIPSYLIALAIGDLVSAEVGPRSRVWAEPCLINAAKEEYNGVIEEFLATGEKLFGPYVWGRYDVLFMPPSFPFGGMENPCLTFVTPCLLAGDRSLADVIIHEIAHSWFGNLVTNANWGEFWLNEGFTMYAQRRISSVLFGVDPDDTYNETPYEKGFCFISYLAHLVGDQDQFDDFLKAYVDEFKFQSILADDFLDFFLDYFPELKKKRVDSIPGFEFDRWLDTPGWPPYLPDLSPGDSLMRPAEELAQLWTAQELDPRAIDAVPTSAWKTYQLVYFLDKILQKSPLPPGNVKKLGEMYPKISNAQNAELRLRWGQIVLKNDHQEDFWKVKEFLHSQGKQKYTLPLYHAMMAGSAAAQTLAKETFAATAPQLHSNVVHYVQQIVEPLGR, from the exons ATGGCGGGTAGCCAGCCTGGAGCCGGCAGGCGGGCGCTGCGCGCGGCGCAGGCCGAGGACGTGGCGTCGGCCTCCAGCTTCCACACCTTCGAGCTTCTGCACCTGCACCTGGACTTGCGGGCCGAGTTCGGGCCGCCGGGGCCGGGCCCGGGCAGCCGCGGGCTGAGCGGCTCGGCGGTGCTGGACTTGCGCTGCCGGGCGCCCGGCGGCGCCGCGGAGCTGCGGCTGGACTCGCACCCGTGCGTGGACGTGACGGCGGCGGCCCTGCGGCGAGGGCTGCCGGAGCCGGGGCGGCCGGAGCCGGAGCCCGAGCCGGTGCCGGTGTGCACGCAGCCCTTCTCGCACTACGGCCAGGCCCTGTGCGTACGCTTCCCTCAGCCCTGCGCCGCCGGCGAGCGCCTGCAGGTGCGGATCACCTACCGCGTCGGCGAGGGACCCGGG GTGTGCTGGCTGGCTCCCGAGCAGACGGCGGGGAAGAAGAAGCCCTTCGTCTACACCCAGGGCCAGGCCGTCCTGAACCGAGCCTTCTTCCCGTGCTTTGACACCCCCGCTGTGAAGTGCAGATACTCCGCTCTCCTCGAG GTTCCAGATGGCTTCACCGCTGTGATGAGTGCTGACGCCTGGGAGGAGCGCGGCCCCAATAAGTTCTTCTTCCGGATGAGTCAGCCCATCCCCTCCTACCTGATAGCCTTGGCCATCGGAGATCTGGTTTCGGCTGAAGTTGGACCCAG GAGCCGGGTGTGGGCTGAGCCCTGCCTCATCAACGCTGCCAAGGAGGAGTACAACGGGGTCATAGAGGAGTTTTTGGCaacgggagaaaagctcttcggaCCCTACGTGTGGGGAAG GTACGACGTGCTCTTCATGCCCCCATCCTTCCCGTTCGGGGGGATGGAGAACCCCTGCCTGACCTTCGTCACGCCCTGCCTTCTGGCCGGAGACCGCTCCCTGGCCGACGTCATCATCCACGAGATCGCCCACAGCTGGTTTGGGAACCTGGTGACCAACGCCAACTGGGGGGAGTTCTGGCTGAACGAAGGCTTCACCATGTACGCCCAGAGGAGGATCTCCTCCGTTCTGTTCG GGGTCGACCCGGATGACACCTACAACGAGACCCCCTACGAGAAAGGCTTCTGCTTTATCTCCTACCTGGCCCACCTGGTGGGTGACCAGGACCAGTTTGATGACTTCCTCAAG GCCTACGTGGACGAGTTCAAGTTCCAAAGCATCTTAGCTGACGACTTCCTGGACTTCTTCCTGGACTATTTCCCTGAGCTGAAGAAAAAGAGGGTGGATTCCATCCCGG GATTCGAGTTTGATCGCTGGCTGGACACCCCGGGCTGGCCGCCTTACCTCCCGGACCTCTCTCCCGGGGACTCGCTCATGAGGCCGGCAGAGGAGCTGGCCCAGCTGTGGACGGCCCAGGAGCTGGACCCGAGGGCCATCGACGCCGTGCCCACCTCTGCCTGGAAGACCTACCAGCTGGTGTACTTCCTGGATAAGATCCTGCAGAAGTCCCCGCTCCCTCCTG ggaacGTGAAGAAACTTGGAGAGATGTACCCAAAGATTTCAAACGCCCAGAACGCGGAGCTGCGGCTGCGATGGGGCCAGATTGTCCTCAAGAACGACCACCAGGAGGACTTCTGGAAAGTGAAGGAATTCCTGCACAGCCAG GGGAAGCAGAAGTATACGCTCCCGCTGTACCACGCCATGATGGCGGGCAGTGCGGCCGCCCAGACCCTCGCCAAGGAGACCTTTGCAGCCACGGCTCCCCAGCTGCACAGCAACGTGGTCCACTACGTCCAGCAGATCGTGGAGCCCCTGGGCAGGTAG